A window from Culex pipiens pallens isolate TS chromosome 3, TS_CPP_V2, whole genome shotgun sequence encodes these proteins:
- the LOC120419777 gene encoding retinol dehydrogenase 12-like produces the protein MAQKNDDMFMITSICLAAAILIFAFVYFVRKFFQGGQFKNKDIRLDAKVVIITGANSGIGKEAAIECAKRGARVYMGCRDPNRMEKARQEILDKSGSQNVFGLDLDLASFESIRKFVQTFLSMERRLHVLINNAGVMACPKDYTREGFELHFGTNHLGHFLLTNLLLDVMKRTTPCGRIVTVSSFAYKWGNINKDDINSEKDYHEWEAYTQSKLCNILFTRHLVRKLRGTKITTYCLNPGTINTELTRYLNRCMMIAAKPFLWVFFKSPKSGAQTTLYCAMEPTLAGETGKYYSDCKLKELEPHAKDDAMAEWLWNISEKLTGLNHHHHHHR, from the exons AAAATTCTTCCAGGGAGGCCAGTTCAAGAACAAAGACATCCGGTTGGACGCAAAGGTGGTCATCATCACCGGTGCCAACTCGGGCATTGGCAAGGAAGCAGCAATA GAATGCGCGAAACGAGGTGCCCGCGTCTACATGGGCTGCCGAGATCCCAACCGGATGGAGAAGGCCCGCCAGGAGATCCTGGACAAGTCCGGTAGTCAAAATGTGTTCGGGTTGGACCTGGACTTAGCGTCGTTTGAGTCAATTAGGAAATTTGTTCAAAC atttttaagtatGGAGCGAAGATTGCACGTTCTAATCAACAATGCTGGTGTGATGGCCTGTCCTAAGGATTACACTCGGGAGGGTTTCGAACTGCACTTTGGCACAAATCATTTGGGGCACTTCCTGCTAACGAATCTACTGCTGGATGTGATGAAGAGGACTACCCCCTGTGGGAGGATCGTGACGGTGTCTAGTTTTGCGTACAAGTGGGGTAACATCAACAAGGACGACATCAACAGTGAGAAGGACTACCACGAGTGGGAAGCCTACACCCAGAGCAAGTTGTGCAACATCCTGTTTACGAGACATCTGGTCCGGAAGTTGCGGGGGACCAAGATCACCACCTACTGTTTGAATCCGGGGACGATCAACACCGAACTGACTCGGTATTTGAACCGATGCATGAT GATCGCAGCGAAACCGTTCCTGTGGGTGTTCTTCAAGTCGCCCAAATCCGGTGCCCAGACGACACTGTACTGCGCCATGGAGCCCACCCTGGCCGGGGAAACCGGCAAGTATTACAGTGACTGTAAGCTCAAGGAGCTGGAACCACACGCCAAGGATGATGCAATGGCCGAGTGGTTGTGGAACATCAGCGAAAAGCTGACGGGACTgaatcatcatcaccatcatcaccGGTGA
- the LOC120419755 gene encoding retinol dehydrogenase 12-like gives MISLPYLALYSFLGLVGFRLLRLFIEGGQYRKRTRCDGKVVLITGANTGIGKETARDLLKRGAKVYIACRSLEKANQAKQELVAETGYPDVHVRQLDLSSLKSVREFAAKFLAEEPRLNILINNAGVMACPKALTEDGFEQQLGVNHLGHFLLTNLLLDRLKSCAPSRIVNLSSMAHRYGTINRQDLNSERSYNQVTAYCQSKLANVLFTGELARRLEGTGVTAYAVHPGTVNTELPRHMGSLFFLFEHKFIKPILSLAFKTPRSGAQTSLYTALDPSLLRESGKYYADCGPRTPSKEALDKDTAKWLWDMSEKMTGLSSKSS, from the exons ATGATTTCCCTTCCTTACCTCGCGTTGTACTCATTTCTCGGGCTGGTGGGCTTCAGACTGTTGAG GTTATTCATTGAGGGTGGCCAATATCGCAAGCGAACCCGTTGCGATGGCAAGGTGGTCCTGATCACCGGGGCCAACACCGGAATCGGAAAGGAAACGGCCCGTGATCTGCTGAAACGGGGAGCTAAGGTCTACATTGCATGTCGATCGCTGGAGAAGGCCAACCAGGCCAAGCAGGAGCTGGTGGCCGAAACGGGTTATCCCGATGTCCACGTGCGCCAGCTGGATCTGTCCTCGCTGAAGTCAGTCCGGGAATTCGCCGCCAAGTTTCTCGCCGAAGAACCCCGTCTGAACATTCTAATCAACAACGCCGGAGTGATGGCCTGTCCGAAGGCCCTCACCGAGGACGGGTTCGAGCAGCAGCTTGGGGTGAACCACCTGGGACACTTCCTCCTCACAAACCTGCTCCTGGATCGGCTCAAATCGTGTGCCCCAAGTCGGATCGTGAATCTGTCCAGTATGGCACACCGATACGGTACCATAAACCGGCAGGACCTGAACAGCGAGCGGTCCTACAACCAGGTGACGGCCTACTGCCAGAGCAAGCTGGCCAACGTGCTGTTTACGGGGGAACTGGCCAGGCGACTTGAGGGCACCGGCGTGACGGCGTACGCG GTCCATCCCGGCACGGTGAACACCGAGCTTCCACGACACATGGGATCTTTGTTCTTCTTATTTGAACA caaatttatcAAGCCAATTCTAAGCTTGGCGTTCAAAACTCCCCGCTCTGGAGCCCAAACTAGCCTGTACACAGCCTTGGACCCCAGCCTGCTTCGTGAAAGTGGAAAATACTACGC tgattgTGGACCCCGAACACCGAGCAAGGAAGCTCTGGACAAAGATACGGCCAAGTGGCTGTGGGATATGAGCGAAAAGATGACCGGACTTTCGAGCAAGTCTTcctaa
- the LOC120419754 gene encoding zinc transporter ZIP11 → MIQGYGPVTQALLGTLLTWGLTAAGSGMVIFLRGNQRKSLDISLGFAAGVMIAASFWSLLAPAIELAESSNMYGSKGEFSFIPVAIGFLLGAVFVYGTDRVISFLGINSPTMMIALTHTNKDKADIAIDDQVSTLEHGRSSYAGVAPNPADNSLAIGMESFADCLNAQHGNVSRKRRKGSESQKEQSLYTNATQSQIDAQLSQWKRIILLVVAITVHNIPEGLAVGVSFGAIGTTDSATFEAARNLAIGIGIQNFPEGLAVSLPLHAAGFSLFKSFWYGQLSGMVEPIFGVLGAVAVSLASIILPYALSFAAGAMIYIVADDILPEAHASGNGLLATWGTVAGFVVMMCLDVGLG, encoded by the exons ATGATCCAAGGCTACGGTCCGGTGACGCAGGCCCTGCTCGGCACCCTGCTTACGTGGGGCCTCACGGCGGCCGGTTCCGGCATGGTGATCTTCCTGCGCGGCAATCAACGCAAATCGCTGGACATTTCGCTGGGGTTCGCCGCCGGTGTGATGATCGCGGCCAGTTTCTGGTCGCTGTTGGCACCGGCCATTGAGCTGGCGGAGAGTTCCAATATGTACGGGAGTAAGGGCGAGTTTTCGTTCATTCCGGTGGCGATTGGGTTTTTGCTTGGGGCTGTTTTTGTTTACGGGACGGATCGGGTCATTTCGTTTTTGGGGATTAACAGTCCGACGATGATGATCGCGTTGACGCACACAAACAAGGACAAGGCGGATATTGCGATTGATGATCAGGTTTCTACGTTGGAGCATGGCCGGAGTTCGTATGCGGGAGTTGCTCCGAATCCGGCGGACAATTCGTTGGCGATTGGGATGGAGAGCTTTGCGGATTGTTTGAACGCCCAGCACGGAAATGTGTCGAGGAAGCGCAGGAAGGGCAGCGAATCGCAGAAGGAACAATCGCTTTATACGAACGCCACCCAGAGCCAGATCGATGCCCAGTTGTCCCAGTGGAAGCGGATCATCCTGCTGGTGGTGGCCATCACGGTGCACAACATTCCCGAGGGTCTGGCCGTGGGAGTTAGCTTTGGAGCGATTGGAACGACGGATTCGGCTACGTTCGAGGCTGCTCGTAATTTGGCCATCGGAATCGGCATTCAGAACTTCCCCGAGGGACTCGCCGTAAGTCTGCCGTTGCACGCGGCCGGATTCTCGCTGTTCAAGAGCTTCTGGTACGGACAGCTGTCCGGCATGGTAGAACCGATCTTCGGCGTTCTTGGTGCCGTGGCCGTGAGCTTGGCCAGCATCATCCTGCCGTACGCGCTGTCGTTTGCGGCCGGAGCTATGATCTACATCGTGGCGGATGATATCTTGCCGGAGGCGCATGCGAG TGGAAACGGTCTCCTGGCGACCTGGGGAACCGTGGCCGGCTTCGTGGTAATGATGTGTCTCGACGTTGGACTCGGGTAA
- the LOC120419778 gene encoding uncharacterized protein LOC120419778 has translation MLPFNLHPTLIWAIAFCCLCVTMYLCTFRSYLKGVKGPISQLASSMQLSNITSTKVRNSAVTIFVIDVEAAKMGQDHVLQGSPATLNMEAILKSQKVKPFDSASSELAQSDSLTNLLLCDEKSDSLRF, from the exons ATGCTACCGTTCAATTTGCATCCCACCCTGATATGGGCTATCGCGTTCTGCTGTCTTTGTGTAACG ATGTACCTCTGCACCTTTCGATCGTATCTCAAAGGAGTCAAAGGACCGATCTCACAGCTTGCCTCAAGCATGCAACTCTCAAATATCACCTCAACAAAAG TGCGCAATTCGGCAGTTACCATTTTTGTGATAGACGTTGAAGCGGCCAAAATGGGGCAGGACCACGTGCTCCAGGGCAGTCCTGCAACGCTCAACATGGAAGCGATACTCAAATCGCAGAAGGTGAAACCATTTGACAGTGCTTCCAGTGAGTTGGCTCAGTCGGACAGTTTGACAAATTTGCTTCTGTGTGACGAAAAATCGGATTCGTTAAGGTTTTAG